One genomic window of Candidatus Kuenenia stuttgartiensis includes the following:
- a CDS encoding tetratricopeptide repeat protein, producing the protein MVAGHAQSWGNIGLCYAHLGKKELALSAIDKALEIDPLYEIAYMNRKAIERLEGGEILKHERLKTLNYYKDVAVQNKPLLETLMGEERVKRTS; encoded by the coding sequence ATGGTCGCCGGGCATGCACAGTCGTGGGGGAATATAGGTTTGTGCTATGCGCATTTAGGAAAGAAAGAACTTGCGTTATCCGCCATTGATAAGGCCTTGGAAATCGACCCCTTATATGAAATAGCGTACATGAACCGAAAGGCAATTGAGAGGCTTGAGGGGGGTGAGATATTAAAACATGAAAGGCTAAAGACACTGAATTATTACAAAGACGTTGCAGTACAAAACAAGCCTCTTCTTGAAACACTCATGGGGGAAGAAAGAGTTAAAAGAACGAGTTGA
- a CDS encoding IS4-like element ISCku3 family transposase → MMREDWDLLRTFFPNDWKSLAVDTNALKGLRKDKSEEKLLRTLLIHLGCGYSLRETVVRAKRANLADLSDVALLKRLKKSKEWLYKLCLSLFRERGLQINKRNNFHLRLFDATTVKEPGKTGSLWRIHYSIEVPSLSCDFFKLTGTEGEGTGESFRQFPMKKDDYIIADRGYCTGQGIHHATRKGAYLSVRVNSQSLRIFGEEKKPFPLLKEIQYLKRPLAIKSWNVFIPNVDNTEYVKGRLCIIHKTEEAIKIAHKKLKRHASKKGIELKPETLIYAKYVIVFTTFPENQFTAFDILEWYRVRWQIELVFKRFKQIAQFGHLPKYDDDSSKAWLYGKLFVALLTEKLIDFATSFSPWGYFIVKQED, encoded by the coding sequence ATGATGAGAGAAGATTGGGATCTTCTAAGAACTTTCTTCCCAAACGATTGGAAAAGTTTAGCCGTTGATACAAATGCTTTAAAAGGCTTGCGCAAGGATAAATCTGAAGAAAAGCTTCTTCGAACATTATTAATTCATTTAGGATGTGGCTATTCATTGCGTGAAACAGTAGTTCGAGCCAAGCGTGCTAACTTAGCAGATTTATCCGATGTTGCCTTATTAAAGCGATTAAAAAAGAGCAAAGAATGGCTATATAAATTATGTTTATCTTTATTCCGTGAGCGTGGCCTCCAAATTAATAAACGGAATAATTTTCATCTTCGCTTATTTGATGCAACAACAGTAAAGGAACCTGGGAAAACAGGAAGTCTTTGGCGCATTCATTATAGTATTGAGGTTCCTTCATTATCTTGCGATTTCTTTAAACTTACGGGAACTGAAGGAGAAGGCACAGGAGAATCTTTTCGGCAGTTTCCGATGAAAAAAGATGATTATATTATAGCTGACAGAGGTTACTGTACTGGCCAAGGAATTCATCATGCAACAAGGAAAGGCGCTTATCTTAGCGTTAGAGTTAATTCGCAATCTCTACGGATATTCGGCGAAGAAAAGAAACCCTTTCCTTTATTGAAAGAAATCCAATATTTAAAAAGACCCCTTGCTATAAAATCATGGAACGTTTTTATTCCAAACGTTGATAATACTGAATATGTCAAAGGTCGTCTTTGTATAATACACAAAACAGAAGAAGCCATTAAAATAGCTCATAAAAAACTTAAAAGACATGCAAGCAAAAAGGGCATTGAACTAAAACCGGAGACCCTTATTTATGCCAAGTACGTAATAGTATTCACAACGTTTCCTGAAAATCAATTTACCGCTTTTGATATCTTAGAATGGTATCGAGTTCGATGGCAAATTGAACTGGTCTTTAAAAGATTTAAACAAATAGCACAATTTGGACACTTACCTAAATACGATGATGATAGCTCAAAAGCTTGGCTTTATGGCAAACTATTCGTTGCTCTTTTGACAGAAAAACTAATAGATTTTGCTACGTCTTTTTCCCCCTGGGGATACTTCATTGTCAAGCAAGAAGACTAA
- a CDS encoding LolA family protein, which translates to MGKRIFNSTIFSLFASALIIFLVNRASLCSEQAKRKTLDEVLLAIEKADGEFKTMRANIAITRTIPLLDSTEVSRGKMQYKKPDRLHLKFDPPRDEVNIIDGKHLWIYHPKAKQVEKYAVNKGEHTAQNIHFFGFGYGESVASAKKDYTISLADTMEAGKKCFYALDLTPKSTSSQYAKIRLWIEEGVWLPVKIELHESGGEVVNLIEFESITLNSRMSDKLFMFDPPKGVEIIEPF; encoded by the coding sequence ATGGGAAAACGAATTTTTAACAGCACTATTTTCAGCCTATTTGCTTCTGCGCTAATTATTTTTCTCGTTAACAGGGCTTCTCTTTGCAGCGAACAGGCAAAACGCAAGACGCTGGACGAAGTTCTCCTTGCAATAGAAAAGGCAGACGGCGAATTCAAAACCATGAGGGCCAATATAGCGATCACCAGAACCATTCCACTGCTGGATTCCACGGAAGTATCCAGAGGAAAGATGCAATATAAAAAACCCGACCGGTTACATTTAAAATTTGACCCTCCCCGCGATGAGGTAAACATTATTGACGGAAAACACCTGTGGATATATCATCCAAAAGCAAAGCAGGTCGAAAAATATGCTGTAAATAAAGGAGAACATACCGCACAGAACATACATTTCTTTGGGTTTGGTTATGGAGAATCGGTAGCTTCGGCGAAAAAAGACTACACAATTTCCCTGGCAGATACAATGGAGGCCGGTAAGAAATGTTTTTATGCGCTTGATTTAACCCCCAAAAGCACTTCATCCCAATATGCAAAAATTCGCCTGTGGATAGAGGAAGGGGTATGGCTGCCGGTAAAAATAGAATTGCATGAAAGCGGCGGTGAAGTGGTAAATTTGATTGAATTTGAGAGCATCACGCTCAACAGCCGGATGTCTGATAAACTCTTTATGTTTGATCCCCCGAAAGGAGTGGAAATTATTGAACCGTTTTAG
- a CDS encoding HAD family hydrolase: protein MLQGIIFDMDGTLTKPKVDFAAVERDIGAKVGFILDYAEQSSPEERARAMGILERFEEQAAMESELNEGVTEMLEFLQKKQLRTALLTRNSRKSVDTVLKKHNLHFEFIVSRDDAKPKPDPDPIFLLSKMMNIHTDHLLMVGDYKYDIMCGKAAGTRTVLLRYKEYVETEVIPDFEIDCIKDIVHIIEHFEKAKLNTHGKTNF from the coding sequence ATGTTACAGGGAATCATATTTGATATGGACGGCACACTTACCAAGCCCAAAGTGGATTTCGCAGCCGTTGAAAGAGACATTGGCGCAAAGGTTGGGTTTATTTTAGACTATGCAGAACAATCCAGTCCTGAAGAACGCGCAAGGGCAATGGGTATCCTTGAGCGTTTTGAGGAACAAGCGGCAATGGAATCGGAACTCAATGAAGGGGTAACAGAGATGCTGGAATTTTTGCAAAAGAAACAATTAAGAACAGCTCTTTTAACCCGCAACTCTCGCAAATCGGTCGATACCGTTCTTAAGAAACACAACCTGCATTTTGAATTTATCGTAAGCCGTGACGACGCCAAGCCAAAACCGGATCCGGATCCTATTTTTCTGCTAAGCAAAATGATGAATATCCATACAGACCATTTATTGATGGTTGGAGACTATAAATACGATATTATGTGCGGCAAGGCGGCGGGGACGCGAACGGTTCTTTTGCGTTACAAAGAGTATGTCGAAACAGAGGTAATACCTGATTTTGAAATAGATTGTATTAAGGACATCGTACACATCATAGAACATTTTGAAAAGGCAAAGTTAAACACACATGGGAAAACGAATTTTTAA